In Edaphobacter aggregans, the sequence TGAGCCGCAGCCAGTCCAACGATCAGGCAGTGGTCGACTGGTTTGCCCAGACGAGCAAGGCTTTTGACCCCAACCGCGAGCGGCGACAGACCATTCTCCGATCCTGCCTCTCTCGACTGTCTCCCGAACGACGTCGACTGATCGAGAACTACTATGGCTGGAGTTCGAGTAACAAAGCTGAGCGTCATCTACAACTCGCGCGATCACTAGACCTCAACCTCGATGCCTTGCATGCCAAAGTTCTTCGTTCGCGCGCCCAGCTTGAATCCTGCGTGCGCAGGAAACAGGAGAATACTTCGCGGCGTTCGAAGACCAGGGGAAGAAAGTCGTGACCAAACCCCTCAGCGATCGAAAGCGGAGTGCTCTTCGCGGACAATTGATCGCGTATCTTGCAGAAACTATGCCTGAGGCGCAGCGTGAAGGCTTTGAGCAGCGTTTACTGAACGAAGATGCCTTCTCCGAACAGATCCATTATGCCCAGCAGGAACTGCTCGAGGACTATGCTGCCGGTGCTCTGTCGGCGGTGCATCGTAAACAGCTTGGCCCCTGGATCCTCAGCTCTTCTGGCCGCCGCCAGCACGTACAGCTCACGTCCGATCTGCTCTACCGTGCCCGTCATTCGAGAGCGATTGCCGTGCGCGTTGCTGTGGCGATTACCGCTGCCTGCGTGCTTTTGCTTTGGGGGCTTCGTTCACTGCATCCCCTCCAATACTTCCACGGTGCACCGCCACCCCCCGCTGCACAAGTTAATCAGTCTCCGCCCACTTTTATTGCGCCCGGCGAACGCTCAACTTTAGAAGATCCCGCTTCTATTGCCAGCGCGGATGCTCCCACCGCGATTCAACCGGTGGTCGTCCAGCTCGTGCCTGAGCATGTCCGTGGCGAATCGCTGCCCACCGTCATCTACTCCTACACAATCCCAGCTCCGTCACCCATCCTGCTGCAGATTCTCGTGCCCTCCGACAGCGGCTGCGAGTATAGCGTTACGATTCACGCGGAGACTGCTGCTGTTGCTGACCGTCACATCGAGCGCGTCGCTTGCGTGACTGTTCGTGACTCACAGTACGTAGATGTCGACCTGCCGCCCGGCTCTCTGCCTCCGGGGCAATACACGGCTCGGATTTCAGGGCCGGACGGGTCTTTGATGGGTCGGTTTATTGTCCACTTTTAATGTGTCTTGAGTGAAGGAGGGAGTTATTGAATCCATTCGACACGAATGGATTTTTTTCCAAGACGAAGGACGGGAGATGGGCCAAGTTGATCTGTAGTGATTTGCCGGTCAGCAAATTTTGATCCGTTAACACTGACGGCGTTTTCTGCGATCTTGCGGTTGGCCTCTCCGGTGGAGGCGGCGAGGCCTGCAATGTGTAGTAGCTTCGCGATTTTGATCGTCGTGCTGGCGCCTTCGGTGGGAGCAGTGAGGCCTTCTTCGGTGATACTGACCTTTACGACGGGGACGTCTTCACTTACGCCACGCTGCTGGAATAGCTTGGCCCAATTTTCTGCGGCGGCGTCGGCTTCGGCTTGTGAGTGGAAGTCGCGGGTGATGGTGTGGGCGAGGTTTTTCTTCGCCTGCATGGGATGGAGTGAGCCGCTGGCTACTTCGGCTTGCATCTGCGCAATCTCGGACTGGCGGAGATCGGTGAGGAGGGTCCAGTACTTCCACATCAGATCGTCGGAGATGGACATGAGCTTGCCGTACATCTCGGAGGCGGGCTCGTGAATGCCGATGGCGTTGTTGAGGGACTTCGACATTTTTTGGACGCCGTCGAGTCCTTCGAGGATGGGGTTCATGAGGATGATCTGCTGGGGCTGGCCGAAGTGTTTCTGCAGGTCGCGGCCTCGCATGAGGTTGAATTTTTGATCGGTGCCACCTAACTCGACGTCGCATTGGAGCGCGACGGAGTCGTAGCCCTGGGCGATGGGGTAGATCATCTCGTGGAGGGCGATGGGCTGCTCGTCGTTGAAGCGCTTGTGGAAGTCCTCGCGCTCGAGCATCTGGGAGACGGTGAATTGGGCGAGGAGCTTCACCATGTCGTAGTAGCTGAGCTTGTCGAGCCACTCGGAGTTGTAGCGGACCTCGGTTTTGATGGGGTCGAGGATCTTGAAGACTTGTTCTTTGTAGGTCTCGGCGTTGGCGGCGATCTGCTCGGGCGTGAGGGGCTTGCGGGTGACGTTGCGGCCTGTGGGGTCGCCGATGAGGGCGGTGCTGTCACCGATGAGGAAGATGACGGTGTGGCCGAGCTGCTGGAAGTGGCGCAGCTTGCGGATGAGGACAGTATGGCCGAGGTGGAGGTCGGGCGCAGTGGGGTCGAAGCCGGCCTTGATGCGCATGGGCTTGCCGGTGGCGATGGATTGGCTGATGCGCTCTTTGAGGGCTTCGAGGGGGAGGATCTCGGCGGCGCCTTTGGCGATGAGGTCAAGCTGGTCTTCAACGGAGGGGAACGTAGACATGTCGTTTTTAAGTATAAAGATGCTTGTCGGGATCGGGATTGGTTGGAGGATTTTGTGCCGGATAAGAAGCGCAAGCCAGAGCGGGAGACTCCGCATAAGGACAAGATTTGCAAGACGTGTGGGCGGGTGTTTGCGTGGCGGAAGGAGTTTGAAAGGGACTGGGATGTGATGAAGTATTGCAGCGATTCTTGTCGCGGGTATCGGCCGGGTGAGGCGGATGCGGCGCTGGAGGCGGCGATTCTGGAGCTGCTGGCGGAACGGAATGTGGGGGAGACGATCTGTCCGTCAGAGGCGGCGAAGCTGGTGGGTGGGACGGAGACTCGGCGGGGGTGGGAGGGTTTGATGGTGCCAGCGAGGGCTGCGGCGAGGCGGCTGGTGAAGGTCGGAAAGATCGTCGTGACGCAGGATGGGAAGGTGGTTGACGCCTCCACGGCAAAAGGAGCGATCCGTTTGAGGTTGCGCTGACTATACTTTCGGCATGGATGTTGAGCGGGTTCGTGGATTTCTGCTGGGGTTGCCGAACGTCGTGGAGACGATGCAGTGGGGTGCGAATCTTGTCTTCTGGGTGGGGGATAAGGCTATTGGCGGGAAGATGTTTGCGCTGGCGAATCTGGATGGCGATGGGCGGGCGATGATCTCGTATGCTGCGGGGCCGGAGCGGTATTCGGAGCTGCTGGAGATTGAGGGGGTGATTCCGGCTCCGTATATGGCTCGGATCTTCTGGGTGGCGGTGGAGCGGTGGGATGTGTTTCGCTGGGCCGAGTGGGAACGGGAGCTAACGACGGCACATGCGATTACCTTCGCAAAGATGCCGCCGAAGACGCGCGCTGTGCTGGGCTTGCCTGCGAAGGAGCAGAAGAGACTGATTCGCGAACGAAGGGCTTTACTGGCAGAGCGCGCTGCAGCGAAGGGGTGAGCGGATCGGGCTTGGTCTGCGCCTAGGCTTCGGGATGCTTAGCGGAGAAGATGTCGCCGAAGTGGTTTCGGTAGGCGTAGATGAGGAAGATCTCAAGCAGCGCCACGAAGATCGCCATACCGATGCCCTGCGGCAGCAAAGTGATGTGGAAGAGCAGGATGACAACGATGATGGGGCCAAGGATGGTCAGGGCGATGCCTACGTAACGGCCGATCAGTAGGAGGGCGCCCGCGATGACGTAGAGAAGACCGATGAAGTTGAACCATCCGTGGGCGAACATGAGAGCCGACATGGCTCCGGCGTCGCCCGGCGGCGGTGTCATGGGGAAGAAGTGCAAGAACATATTGAGGCCGAAGACGGTGAATATGAGACCGAGCAGGATGCGAGCGATAA encodes:
- the tyrS gene encoding tyrosine--tRNA ligase, whose protein sequence is MSTFPSVEDQLDLIAKGAAEILPLEALKERISQSIATGKPMRIKAGFDPTAPDLHLGHTVLIRKLRHFQQLGHTVIFLIGDSTALIGDPTGRNVTRKPLTPEQIAANAETYKEQVFKILDPIKTEVRYNSEWLDKLSYYDMVKLLAQFTVSQMLEREDFHKRFNDEQPIALHEMIYPIAQGYDSVALQCDVELGGTDQKFNLMRGRDLQKHFGQPQQIILMNPILEGLDGVQKMSKSLNNAIGIHEPASEMYGKLMSISDDLMWKYWTLLTDLRQSEIAQMQAEVASGSLHPMQAKKNLAHTITRDFHSQAEADAAAENWAKLFQQRGVSEDVPVVKVSITEEGLTAPTEGASTTIKIAKLLHIAGLAASTGEANRKIAENAVSVNGSKFADRQITTDQLGPSPVLRLGKKSIRVEWIQ
- a CDS encoding DUF2256 and DUF3253 domain-containing protein, coding for MPDKKRKPERETPHKDKICKTCGRVFAWRKEFERDWDVMKYCSDSCRGYRPGEADAALEAAILELLAERNVGETICPSEAAKLVGGTETRRGWEGLMVPARAAARRLVKVGKIVVTQDGKVVDASTAKGAIRLRLR
- a CDS encoding MmcQ/YjbR family DNA-binding protein encodes the protein MDVERVRGFLLGLPNVVETMQWGANLVFWVGDKAIGGKMFALANLDGDGRAMISYAAGPERYSELLEIEGVIPAPYMARIFWVAVERWDVFRWAEWERELTTAHAITFAKMPPKTRAVLGLPAKEQKRLIRERRALLAERAAAKG
- a CDS encoding DoxX family protein, whose protein sequence is MKIAVLIARILLGLIFTVFGLNMFLHFFPMTPPPGDAGAMSALMFAHGWFNFIGLLYVIAGALLLIGRYVGIALTILGPIIVVILLFHITLLPQGIGMAIFVALLEIFLIYAYRNHFGDIFSAKHPEA